From the Natronococcus sp. AD-5 genome, one window contains:
- a CDS encoding MFS transporter, which yields MGQTTETAAQAAPIDEPAATVPWRSRTVQIVLTSTALAPLGVPLISPALPVFRDVFGVTDAQASLLVSTYFLVGIVLSPFIGILADRTGRKRVLVAGLLAFGALGGAMAIAPTFEALLALRIAQGTAAAAIFITTVTMVGDAFEGAQRNAVLGANVAVLSATAALFPVLGGALAGVAWNAPFLAYLAAIPIAAFAQGGLEEPDRPAGERGIAYLASAGRSIVTPALLALFAVAFLTEFLLFGVIFTAIPFVLATAFAPVLIGVVILASETASMVVAAASGRLARYLSNEWVIAFGFACYAVGFAAAWAAVGVLAMIGAVVVIGVGVGLLMPVVDAAVSDRVTTEYLAGAMSLRNSTTFLGRTAGPIAFAGLAITAGFGYEPLLLASSVVAVVATGVAVVAGPARLARWHAHPTAR from the coding sequence ATGGGTCAGACAACCGAGACCGCTGCACAGGCGGCACCGATCGACGAACCGGCCGCAACCGTCCCGTGGCGCTCCCGGACGGTCCAGATCGTCCTGACGAGCACGGCGCTCGCACCCCTCGGAGTGCCGCTGATCAGCCCCGCGCTGCCGGTATTCCGTGACGTATTCGGAGTGACGGATGCGCAGGCGAGCCTCCTGGTGAGCACGTATTTCCTCGTGGGTATCGTGCTCTCGCCGTTCATCGGCATCCTCGCCGATCGGACCGGCCGGAAACGGGTGCTCGTTGCGGGTCTGCTGGCGTTCGGCGCGCTCGGTGGTGCGATGGCGATCGCGCCGACGTTCGAAGCCTTGCTCGCGCTCCGGATCGCGCAGGGAACCGCCGCGGCGGCGATCTTCATCACCACCGTCACGATGGTCGGCGACGCGTTCGAAGGCGCCCAGCGAAATGCGGTGCTGGGCGCGAACGTGGCCGTTCTCTCCGCCACGGCCGCCCTGTTTCCGGTGCTCGGAGGGGCGCTCGCGGGTGTCGCGTGGAACGCACCGTTCCTCGCGTACCTCGCGGCGATCCCGATCGCCGCGTTCGCACAGGGAGGACTGGAGGAACCGGACCGTCCCGCCGGTGAGCGGGGGATCGCGTACCTCGCGTCCGCCGGGCGATCGATCGTCACGCCGGCGCTCCTGGCGCTGTTCGCCGTCGCGTTCCTCACGGAGTTCCTGCTGTTCGGCGTGATTTTCACGGCGATTCCGTTCGTCCTCGCGACGGCGTTCGCGCCGGTACTCATCGGCGTCGTGATTCTGGCGTCGGAAACGGCGTCCATGGTAGTCGCGGCCGCCAGCGGCCGCCTGGCGCGGTACCTCTCGAACGAGTGGGTGATCGCGTTCGGCTTCGCCTGCTACGCGGTCGGCTTCGCGGCCGCGTGGGCCGCGGTCGGCGTACTCGCGATGATTGGGGCGGTCGTGGTCATCGGCGTCGGCGTCGGACTACTGATGCCGGTCGTCGATGCAGCCGTGAGCGACCGGGTCACCACCGAGTACCTCGCCGGCGCGATGAGCCTTCGCAACAGCACCACGTTCCTCGGACGGACCGCCGGGCCGATCGCGTTCGCCGGGCTGGCGATCACCGCCGGATTCGGGTACGAGCCGCTCCTCCTCGCCTCGAGCGTCGTCGCGGTCGTCGCGACGGGCGTCGCCGTGGTCGCGGGGCCCGCCCGTCTCGCCCGATGGCACGCTCACCCTACCGCGAGGTGA
- a CDS encoding FAD-binding oxidoreductase, whose amino-acid sequence MDETRAKQPIDSSNSEVQELRAGIRGDLVLPDDPRYDEGRAVWNGMIDKTPAVIVRAAGVGDVVAAVNFVREHDLPLSVRGGGHNVAGTAVRNDGVVIDLSEMTGIRVDREKRTVRAEGGATLGDVDRETQLFGLATPLGVVTSFEYALHDVGPEVYALFAWFRADDAASVLEAYREWTDGAPRDASTLAFTAHVPDLEEFPEDAWGDPALAFLGSYRGDLEDADDVFRPLLETATPIADLGGTTTFVDLQSMLDEDYPDGLRYYWKSIYLEKLTDEVLEFTVRSNEAAPSALSTIDLWHLGGAVAEVPRDATAFWHRDKPYMLTFEANWEDSADDDANVTWARDGIAEAQELAVASGRYGNFPGMNEDPAKLLYGDNYERLVDLKTRYDPENLFETSGSVAPRTESE is encoded by the coding sequence ATGGACGAGACGAGAGCGAAGCAACCGATCGATTCATCCAACTCGGAGGTACAGGAACTTCGTGCGGGGATCCGCGGCGACCTCGTTCTCCCGGACGATCCTCGCTACGACGAGGGGCGAGCGGTCTGGAACGGAATGATAGACAAGACTCCGGCGGTGATCGTCCGCGCGGCGGGGGTCGGCGACGTCGTCGCGGCGGTGAACTTCGTTCGCGAACACGACCTTCCCCTGTCGGTTCGCGGCGGCGGACACAACGTCGCCGGGACGGCGGTCCGTAACGACGGCGTCGTGATCGACCTCTCGGAGATGACCGGCATCCGCGTCGACCGCGAGAAACGGACGGTCCGGGCCGAAGGTGGTGCGACGCTCGGCGACGTCGACCGCGAGACGCAACTGTTCGGTCTCGCGACGCCCCTCGGCGTCGTCACCTCCTTCGAGTACGCCCTCCACGACGTCGGGCCGGAGGTGTACGCGCTCTTCGCGTGGTTCCGCGCCGACGACGCCGCTTCCGTACTGGAGGCGTACCGCGAGTGGACCGACGGGGCGCCTCGAGACGCGAGCACGCTCGCGTTCACCGCGCACGTCCCCGACCTCGAGGAGTTCCCCGAAGACGCCTGGGGCGATCCTGCGCTGGCCTTCCTCGGGTCGTATCGCGGCGACCTCGAGGACGCCGACGACGTCTTCCGACCGCTGCTCGAGACCGCGACTCCGATCGCCGACCTCGGCGGGACGACGACCTTCGTCGACCTGCAGTCGATGCTCGACGAGGACTACCCGGACGGGCTGCGCTACTACTGGAAGTCGATCTACCTCGAGAAACTCACCGACGAGGTCCTCGAGTTCACGGTGCGGTCCAACGAGGCCGCACCCTCGGCGCTCTCGACGATCGATCTCTGGCACCTCGGCGGCGCGGTCGCCGAGGTGCCCCGGGATGCGACCGCGTTCTGGCACCGCGACAAGCCCTACATGCTCACTTTCGAGGCGAACTGGGAGGATTCGGCCGACGACGACGCGAACGTGACGTGGGCTCGCGATGGAATCGCCGAAGCGCAGGAGCTGGCGGTCGCATCGGGTCGGTACGGCAACTTCCCGGGGATGAACGAGGACCCCGCGAAACTGCTCTACGGCGACAACTACGAGCGCCTGGTCGACCTGAAGACGCGGTACGACCCGGAGAATCTGTTCGAGACGAGCGGGAGCGTGGCTCCGCGAACGGAGAGCGAGTAA
- a CDS encoding alpha/beta hydrolase fold domain-containing protein translates to MLEADCAVVSVAYRLAPEHPFPVAVEDCYATTAWIVENHAAVHGETDRVAIGGESTGGTLTAAVAQIARD, encoded by the coding sequence TTGCTCGAAGCTGACTGCGCGGTCGTCTCGGTCGCGTATCGTCTCGCGCCCGAACACCCGTTTCCGGTCGCTGTCGAAGACTGCTACGCGACAACGGCGTGGATCGTCGAGAACCACGCGGCGGTTCACGGCGAAACCGATCGGGTCGCCATCGGCGGCGAGAGCACCGGTGGAACCCTGACCGCCGCCGTCGCCCAGATCGCTCGAGATTGA
- a CDS encoding universal stress protein produces the protein MVSTVLVPMDDSEMATKALEFAIDAHPNANITVLHVVGGLTPYMGGPAGLALADDIDELARERSNEVFTTARDVATKYDKEIETAIDFGQPAEAIIKQAKDFDVVVIGAHTHDLVSRFLVGNVASTVSRDAPVPVTVVR, from the coding sequence ATGGTCTCGACTGTTCTTGTACCGATGGATGATTCCGAGATGGCTACCAAAGCTCTTGAATTTGCGATCGATGCACATCCTAACGCAAACATAACTGTCCTACACGTTGTCGGGGGACTAACCCCCTATATGGGGGGACCAGCGGGTCTCGCGCTCGCAGATGACATTGACGAACTCGCTCGAGAGCGATCTAACGAGGTATTCACAACGGCTCGGGACGTAGCCACCAAATACGACAAAGAGATTGAGACCGCTATTGACTTCGGGCAACCGGCAGAGGCGATTATCAAACAGGCAAAGGATTTTGATGTAGTCGTAATCGGTGCCCATACACACGATTTGGTGTCACGGTTCTTGGTCGGGAATGTAGCTTCAACAGTCAGTCGAGATGCGCCTGTTCCGGTGACAGTAGTTCGATGA
- a CDS encoding transcription initiation factor IIB, whose amino-acid sequence MQRPTRQREQKSEHQVNNSESERTCDECGSRNLVTSEDQGELVCEDCGLISDVPNIDRGPEWRAFNHSERQNKSRVGAPTTQTMHDKGLTTQIDWKDKDAYGRSLSSDRQRQMDRLRKWQERIRTKDAGERNLQYALSEIDRMASALGIPRSVREVASVIYRRALSEDLIRGRSIEGVATSCLYAACRQEGIPRSLEEVADVSRVEQKEIGRTYRYIAEELALELKPVDPKGYVPRFCSELGASEEVQVKAKEIIDVSAEQGLLSGKSPTGYAAAAIYAASLLCNEKQTQRDIAAVAQVTEVTIRNRYQEQMEAMGIH is encoded by the coding sequence ATGCAACGGCCCACCCGTCAACGTGAACAAAAATCAGAGCACCAGGTAAATAACTCTGAAAGTGAGCGGACGTGTGACGAATGTGGCTCACGCAATCTCGTCACAAGCGAAGATCAAGGAGAACTCGTCTGTGAGGATTGTGGACTGATCAGTGATGTACCGAACATCGATCGGGGGCCAGAATGGCGAGCGTTCAATCACTCTGAACGCCAGAACAAGTCTCGTGTCGGAGCGCCAACTACCCAGACGATGCACGACAAAGGACTTACGACCCAGATTGACTGGAAGGACAAAGACGCCTACGGCCGGTCGCTGTCTTCGGACAGGCAGAGACAGATGGATCGCCTGCGAAAGTGGCAAGAACGCATCCGCACGAAAGACGCTGGTGAGCGGAATCTCCAGTATGCTCTCAGTGAGATCGATCGAATGGCAAGCGCGCTCGGCATTCCTCGGTCAGTACGTGAGGTTGCGTCTGTGATCTATCGACGAGCACTCTCAGAGGATCTGATTCGCGGGCGCTCAATCGAGGGGGTTGCGACCAGCTGTCTGTATGCTGCCTGTCGCCAAGAAGGGATTCCACGAAGTTTAGAAGAAGTCGCCGATGTCTCACGTGTCGAGCAGAAAGAAATCGGGCGGACGTATCGGTATATCGCCGAAGAATTGGCTCTCGAACTGAAACCAGTCGACCCGAAGGGGTATGTCCCGCGGTTTTGTTCTGAACTCGGTGCAAGCGAAGAGGTCCAGGTGAAAGCCAAGGAAATTATTGACGTTTCTGCAGAGCAAGGACTGTTATCTGGAAAATCTCCGACAGGGTATGCAGCTGCCGCGATCTATGCCGCTTCACTGTTGTGTAATGAGAAGCAAACCCAACGCGATATTGCAGCCGTCGCCCAGGTCACCGAAGTCACCATTCGCAATCGGTATCAAGAACAGATGGAGGCAATGGGGATCCACTAG
- a CDS encoding helix-turn-helix transcriptional regulator — MDDLTGFQRDLLYVIAGADQPSGQTIKEEIETYYSGEINHGRLYPNLDTLVNKEFVEKGQLDRRTNYYALADTGDEAIRDRREWEAEYIDH; from the coding sequence ATGGATGACCTCACCGGCTTTCAGCGAGACCTTCTGTACGTGATTGCAGGTGCCGACCAGCCCTCTGGTCAAACGATCAAAGAAGAGATCGAGACGTACTATAGTGGCGAAATCAATCATGGACGGCTCTATCCAAATCTCGATACGCTCGTTAACAAAGAGTTTGTCGAGAAGGGACAACTCGACCGCCGAACAAACTACTATGCGCTCGCTGATACTGGCGACGAAGCCATTCGTGATCGTCGAGAGTGGGAAGCAGAGTACATCGATCACTGA
- a CDS encoding helix-turn-helix transcriptional regulator has protein sequence MYDLTGFQRDLLYTVAGLDSPHGLAIKDDLEDYYENEIYHGRLYPNLDTLVDKGLIEKGKIDRRTNEYSVTRRGEREIETRRNWEQQYMDL, from the coding sequence ATGTACGACCTTACTGGTTTTCAGCGTGATCTGCTTTATACAGTAGCTGGCCTTGACAGCCCCCACGGGCTTGCGATTAAAGACGACCTCGAAGACTATTATGAAAACGAAATTTATCATGGACGACTGTATCCGAATCTCGATACGCTTGTTGATAAGGGACTCATTGAAAAAGGAAAAATTGACCGTCGAACGAACGAGTATTCCGTTACACGACGCGGAGAACGTGAAATCGAAACTCGTCGGAATTGGGAGCAACAGTATATGGATTTATGA
- the lrp gene encoding HTH-type transcriptional regulator Lrp: MAYESLDEDLVNELLGDGRASLRSLAEELDISVTTVSNHLSDLEENGVIKGYTPRVDYDAAGYDVTAVMQLKAEGSALSEITETLKAHRQMISVYEVTGDYDVIAIGKFKDTEDMNDQIKALITDPDINQSNTSIVLNAVAENEQFELNTESSET, from the coding sequence ATGGCCTACGAGAGCTTGGACGAAGACTTAGTGAACGAACTACTTGGCGATGGGCGTGCGAGTCTGCGGAGTCTCGCCGAAGAACTTGATATCTCCGTTACTACCGTTTCAAACCATCTCTCGGATCTCGAGGAAAACGGGGTCATCAAAGGATACACGCCAAGAGTCGATTACGACGCTGCCGGATACGATGTCACCGCCGTGATGCAGCTCAAAGCCGAAGGGAGTGCGCTCTCCGAAATCACTGAGACACTGAAAGCTCACCGGCAGATGATCTCGGTCTATGAGGTCACAGGAGACTACGATGTGATTGCGATCGGCAAGTTCAAAGACACCGAGGATATGAACGACCAGATTAAAGCCCTGATCACTGATCCAGATATCAATCAGTCGAACACCAGTATTGTTCTCAATGCCGTCGCTGAAAACGAACAGTTCGAACTCAACACGGAGAGCAGCGAGACCTAA